One Streptomyces sp. NBC_00554 DNA segment encodes these proteins:
- a CDS encoding efflux RND transporter periplasmic adaptor subunit has product MSEAAVVPDDTSPEHTPSETPREQAQLAAQSERAHAETQAEHAQPEARSERAHTETQPEHAPRETEPQQAQPDPQPDPAQTESQSDPARSDRRSAPAQTEPSHPRRHRRRGRKAVIAVGVIAAVGGAAAAGLGLAGRDGSGGGSATQLPPATADVTRQTLKDSQSEDGELGYGTATSATGRIPGTVTELPDAGEEITRGRTLYEVDDRPVTLMYGATPAYRDLKPGVEGADVKALERNLDALGYSGFTVDEEYTDATADAVEEWQEDRGLDETGAVELGRVVFAPAAVRVDAVDAEEGAATGPGQKVLSYTGTTQVVTLELDTADQRLAKKGTKVAVELPDGTSVEGRIEDVSTEIDPGDGGEQDPTTKVKVTVALDGAKAQKAAASYVLAAVNVFFTAGERKNVLTVPIAALVALPEGGFGVEVVRGSTTAYVSVETGLFANGRVEITGEGITEGTRVGVPA; this is encoded by the coding sequence ATGAGTGAGGCCGCGGTCGTGCCCGACGACACCTCTCCCGAGCACACCCCATCCGAAACCCCGCGCGAGCAGGCGCAACTCGCGGCACAGTCCGAGCGGGCGCACGCCGAAACCCAGGCCGAGCACGCACAACCCGAAGCACGGTCCGAGCGGGCGCATACCGAAACCCAGCCCGAGCACGCACCGCGCGAAACCGAGCCACAGCAGGCGCAACCCGACCCCCAGCCCGACCCGGCACAGACCGAGTCCCAGTCCGACCCGGCACGGTCCGACCGCCGGTCCGCCCCCGCACAGACCGAGCCGAGCCACCCCAGGCGTCACAGGCGCCGCGGTCGCAAGGCCGTCATCGCCGTAGGCGTCATCGCCGCGGTCGGCGGAGCGGCGGCCGCCGGTCTCGGGCTCGCCGGACGCGACGGGTCCGGCGGCGGGTCCGCCACCCAACTCCCCCCGGCCACCGCCGATGTGACCCGCCAGACCCTCAAGGACAGCCAGTCCGAGGACGGCGAACTCGGCTACGGTACGGCGACCTCCGCGACCGGCCGCATCCCGGGCACGGTCACCGAACTCCCCGATGCGGGCGAGGAGATCACCCGGGGCAGGACCTTGTACGAGGTCGACGACAGGCCCGTAACCCTGATGTACGGCGCGACTCCCGCGTACCGCGACCTGAAGCCCGGCGTCGAGGGCGCGGACGTCAAGGCACTGGAGCGGAACCTCGACGCGCTCGGCTACTCCGGCTTCACGGTGGACGAGGAGTACACGGACGCGACCGCCGACGCGGTGGAGGAGTGGCAGGAGGACCGGGGTCTGGACGAGACCGGTGCCGTCGAGCTGGGCCGGGTGGTGTTCGCGCCGGCCGCCGTGCGCGTGGACGCCGTCGACGCCGAGGAGGGCGCCGCGACGGGCCCGGGCCAGAAGGTGCTGTCGTACACCGGCACCACCCAGGTCGTCACGCTCGAACTCGACACCGCCGACCAGCGGTTGGCGAAGAAGGGCACGAAGGTCGCCGTCGAGCTGCCGGACGGTACGAGCGTCGAGGGCCGGATCGAGGACGTCTCCACCGAGATCGATCCCGGCGACGGCGGGGAGCAGGACCCGACGACCAAGGTGAAGGTGACCGTCGCGCTGGACGGCGCCAAGGCGCAGAAAGCGGCCGCGTCCTACGTACTGGCCGCCGTCAATGTCTTCTTCACGGCGGGCGAGCGCAAGAACGTCCTGACCGTTCCGATCGCCGCGCTCGTGGCGCTTCCGGAGGGCGGTTTCGGCGTCGAGGTCGTACGGGGGTCGACCACGGCGTACGTGTCTGTCGAGACGGGCCTGTTCGCGAACGGGCGGGTGGAGATCACCGGCGAGGGCATCACCGAGGGCACGAGGGTGGGGGTGCCCGCATGA
- a CDS encoding response regulator transcription factor has translation MRVLVVEDEPMLADAIAEWLRGHAHAVDTAYDGAAALERATVVDYDVVVLDRDLPLVHGDDVCRELVASESSARVLMLTAAAEVTDRVFGLGLGADDYLVKPFAFAELTARVLALGRRSRPAAPPVLRRAGLTLDPARGEVFRGSRYVPLSKKEFAVLAELLRAEGAAVSAEQLLEKAWDEHADPFTGAVRLAVLKLRRKLGDPAVVETVTGVGYRIP, from the coding sequence ATGCGGGTCCTGGTGGTCGAGGACGAACCGATGCTCGCCGACGCGATTGCGGAGTGGCTGCGCGGCCATGCCCACGCCGTCGACACGGCGTATGACGGTGCGGCGGCACTGGAGCGTGCGACGGTCGTCGACTACGACGTGGTGGTGCTCGACCGGGACCTGCCGCTGGTGCACGGCGACGACGTGTGCCGCGAGCTGGTCGCCTCCGAGTCGAGCGCGCGGGTGCTGATGCTCACGGCGGCGGCCGAGGTCACCGACCGAGTCTTCGGGCTCGGCCTCGGCGCCGACGACTATCTCGTCAAACCCTTCGCCTTCGCCGAACTCACCGCCCGCGTCCTGGCGTTGGGGCGAAGGTCGCGGCCCGCGGCACCTCCGGTGCTGCGCCGGGCGGGGCTCACCCTGGACCCGGCCCGCGGCGAGGTGTTCCGGGGCAGCCGTTACGTCCCTCTGTCGAAGAAGGAGTTCGCGGTGCTGGCCGAGTTGCTGAGAGCCGAAGGGGCCGCGGTGTCCGCCGAGCAGCTCCTTGAGAAGGCGTGGGACGAACACGCCGACCCCTTCACCGGGGCCGTCCGTCTCGCGGTGCTCAAGCTGCGCCGCAAGCTCGGAGACCCGGCCGTGGTGGAGACCGTCACGGGCGTCGGGTACCGGATCCCGTGA
- a CDS encoding acyl-CoA thioesterase, with amino-acid sequence MAEQFSVAVTVRGYETDVLGHLNQSVYLQYAEHARWVLLQVAGVSQTELVGKGVGPVVLETNIRYLRELRAGDEVEVTCGFTWGEGKTFRVEQTIRKTDGTVSAELTSVGGLLDLKQRKLVADPREYFRALATDPLMFGL; translated from the coding sequence GTGGCAGAGCAGTTCTCCGTCGCAGTGACCGTCCGCGGGTACGAGACCGATGTACTGGGACACCTCAACCAGAGCGTCTATCTGCAGTACGCGGAGCACGCCCGCTGGGTGCTGCTGCAGGTGGCCGGGGTCAGCCAGACGGAGCTGGTGGGCAAGGGCGTGGGCCCGGTGGTCCTGGAGACGAACATCCGCTATCTGCGGGAGCTGCGCGCGGGCGACGAGGTCGAGGTGACGTGCGGCTTCACCTGGGGTGAGGGGAAGACCTTCCGGGTCGAGCAGACGATACGCAAGACGGACGGCACGGTTTCCGCCGAACTCACCAGTGTTGGAGGGCTGCTGGACCTCAAGCAGCGCAAGCTGGTCGCGGACCCTCGCGAGTACTTCCGGGCGCTGGCGACCGACCCGCTGATGTTCGGCCTCTGA
- a CDS encoding histidine phosphatase family protein — translation MGDLLLVRHGETEWSISGRHTGSTDVPLTENGREQARRLAPLIARHHIAAAFVSPMRRARETAQLAGIGGARVDADLSEWDYGGYEGITTVEIHRSRPDWFLFTDGVTAGPPEHPGESPEEVGARAERMLAKIDAALADEEGSVVVVSHGHFLRVLTARRLGLPAGDGALFQLGTGTMSRLSTEHRRHVVAGWNVRPDSYCSHGPLSPVGQGPEDH, via the coding sequence ATGGGTGACCTTCTCCTCGTACGGCACGGTGAGACCGAGTGGTCGATCTCCGGGCGGCACACGGGGTCGACCGACGTCCCGCTGACCGAGAACGGGCGGGAGCAGGCGCGCAGGCTGGCTCCGCTGATCGCCCGGCACCACATCGCGGCGGCGTTCGTCAGCCCGATGCGGCGGGCCCGGGAGACGGCACAGCTGGCCGGGATCGGCGGGGCGAGGGTCGACGCGGACCTGTCCGAGTGGGACTACGGCGGGTACGAGGGGATCACGACCGTCGAGATCCACCGGTCGCGGCCCGACTGGTTCCTGTTCACGGACGGAGTGACCGCCGGCCCGCCCGAGCACCCCGGGGAGAGCCCTGAGGAGGTCGGGGCGCGCGCGGAACGGATGCTCGCCAAGATCGACGCCGCGCTCGCCGACGAGGAGGGCAGTGTGGTGGTCGTGTCGCACGGGCACTTCCTGCGGGTGCTGACCGCGCGTCGGCTGGGGCTGCCCGCCGGGGACGGCGCCCTGTTCCAGCTCGGCACCGGGACGATGAGCCGGCTGAGTACGGAGCACCGGCGGCATGTGGTGGCCGGCTGGAATGTCAGACCCGACTCGTACTGTTCTCATGGGCCGCTCTCCCCTGTGGGACAGGGGCCCGAGGACCACTGA
- a CDS encoding sensor histidine kinase, with the protein MIYGGLFFAGGVVLLGVTYALLTQQLDGSGQKVLSGTLTGTGTPSAQPTGEPQNERTLVTGAGSAPPSDFTDLDKWMGAERDRLRDVATSSLLTQGGFALLVVGGAAAGFGWLIAGRVLAPLHRVTDTAHRIASSPAADRGLHERIALRGPDDEVKDLADTFDTMVERLDRSFDGQRRFVANASHELRTPLTLGRALVEVAMHRKTASEDVRQLGENLLEINTRHERLITGLLLLARSENEIAERLPVDLADVVTHVTGQIAGEAERSGVTVQDKAEEAPVRGDALLLERLVHNLVENGIRHNTGDGGWVQVVSRTNDEGRVEVEVTNSGPAVPPYELPALFEPFRRLGSDRVLTSKGAGLGLSIVRSIARAHGGEAAARPREEGGLTVTVTLPGCPEDARP; encoded by the coding sequence ATGATCTACGGCGGCCTCTTCTTCGCGGGCGGTGTGGTCTTGCTCGGTGTCACCTACGCCCTGCTCACCCAGCAGCTCGACGGCTCCGGGCAGAAGGTCCTCTCCGGGACGCTGACGGGCACCGGCACGCCCTCCGCCCAACCGACCGGCGAACCGCAGAACGAGCGGACACTCGTCACCGGCGCGGGCTCGGCACCGCCGTCGGACTTCACCGACCTCGACAAATGGATGGGTGCCGAGCGCGACCGGCTCCGCGACGTCGCCACCAGCTCACTGCTCACCCAGGGGGGCTTCGCGCTGCTGGTCGTCGGCGGCGCCGCGGCCGGATTCGGCTGGCTGATCGCGGGACGCGTGCTGGCCCCGCTGCACCGGGTCACGGACACCGCGCACCGCATCGCCAGCTCGCCCGCCGCCGACCGCGGCCTTCACGAACGCATCGCGCTGCGCGGCCCCGACGACGAGGTCAAGGATCTCGCCGACACCTTCGACACCATGGTCGAGCGCCTCGACCGCTCCTTCGACGGCCAGCGCCGCTTCGTCGCCAACGCCTCCCACGAACTGCGCACCCCGCTGACCCTGGGCCGCGCGCTGGTCGAGGTGGCCATGCACCGCAAGACGGCCTCCGAGGACGTACGGCAGCTCGGCGAGAACCTCCTGGAGATCAACACCCGGCACGAGCGGCTGATCACCGGCCTACTGCTCCTCGCCCGCTCGGAGAACGAGATCGCCGAACGGCTGCCCGTCGACCTCGCCGACGTGGTGACCCACGTGACGGGCCAGATCGCGGGCGAGGCGGAGCGCTCCGGAGTCACCGTCCAGGACAAGGCCGAGGAGGCGCCCGTACGCGGTGACGCGCTGCTCCTCGAACGCCTCGTCCACAACCTGGTCGAGAACGGCATCCGGCACAACACCGGCGACGGGGGCTGGGTGCAGGTGGTCAGCCGCACGAACGACGAGGGCCGGGTGGAGGTGGAGGTCACCAACTCCGGTCCCGCCGTGCCGCCGTACGAACTCCCCGCCCTCTTCGAACCCTTCCGCCGCCTCGGCAGCGACCGCGTGCTCACCTCGAAGGGTGCGGGGCTCGGCCTGTCCATCGTCCGCTCCATCGCCCGCGCCCACGGTGGAGAGGCCGCCGCCCGCCCGCGCGAGGAAGGAGGTCTGACGGTGACGGTGACACTGCCGGGGTGCCCGGAGGACGCGCGCCCGTGA
- a CDS encoding pyridoxal phosphate-dependent aminotransferase produces the protein MEFRQSSKLSEVCYEIRGPVIEHANALEEAGHSVLRLNTGNPALFGFEAPDEILQDMIRMLPQAHGYTDSRGILSARRAVAQRYQDRGLEVDVDDVFLGNGVSELVSMAVQALVEDGDEVLIPAPDFPLWTAVTTLAGGKAVHYLCDEQSDWYPDLADMAAKITDRTRAVVIINPNNPTGAVYPKEIIEGILDLARRHGLMVFADEIYDQILYDDAVHHSAAALAPDLVVLTFCGLSKTYRVAGFRSGWLVVTGPKQHARSYLEGLTMLASMRLCANAPAQYAIQAALGGRQSIHELTAPGGRLHEQRDRAWEKLNEIPGVSCVKPKGALYAFPRIDPKVHKIHDDEKFVLDLLLREKIQVVQGTGFNWPRPDHFRILTLPYADDLDAAISRIGRFLSGYRQ, from the coding sequence ATGGAGTTCCGGCAGTCGAGCAAACTCAGCGAGGTCTGTTACGAGATCCGGGGCCCGGTGATCGAGCACGCCAACGCGCTGGAGGAGGCGGGCCACAGCGTGCTGCGCCTGAACACCGGCAACCCCGCGCTCTTCGGCTTCGAGGCGCCGGACGAGATCCTCCAGGACATGATCCGGATGCTCCCGCAGGCGCACGGCTACACGGACTCGCGCGGCATCCTCTCCGCCCGCCGCGCGGTCGCCCAGCGCTACCAGGACCGCGGCCTGGAGGTCGACGTCGACGACGTCTTCCTCGGAAACGGTGTCTCCGAGCTGGTGTCGATGGCTGTACAGGCGCTGGTCGAGGACGGCGACGAAGTCCTCATCCCTGCCCCTGACTTCCCCCTCTGGACGGCGGTGACCACGCTCGCCGGGGGCAAGGCCGTGCACTACCTCTGCGACGAACAGTCCGACTGGTACCCGGACTTGGCCGACATGGCCGCGAAGATCACCGACCGGACGCGTGCCGTCGTCATCATCAACCCCAACAACCCGACGGGAGCGGTGTACCCCAAGGAGATCATCGAGGGCATCCTCGACCTCGCCCGCCGCCACGGTCTGATGGTGTTCGCGGACGAGATCTACGACCAGATCCTGTACGACGACGCCGTGCACCACTCGGCCGCCGCGCTCGCCCCCGACCTCGTCGTCCTCACCTTCTGCGGCCTGTCGAAGACCTACCGCGTCGCCGGATTCCGTTCCGGCTGGCTGGTCGTCACGGGCCCCAAGCAGCACGCGCGCAGCTATCTGGAGGGCCTGACCATGCTCGCCTCCATGCGGCTGTGCGCCAACGCCCCCGCCCAGTACGCCATTCAGGCCGCGCTCGGCGGCCGCCAGTCCATCCATGAGCTGACCGCACCCGGGGGCCGCCTCCACGAACAGCGCGACCGCGCCTGGGAGAAGCTCAACGAGATCCCCGGCGTCTCCTGCGTGAAACCGAAGGGCGCGCTGTACGCCTTCCCGCGCATCGACCCCAAGGTCCACAAGATCCACGACGACGAGAAGTTCGTCCTCGACCTCCTCCTCCGCGAGAAGATCCAGGTCGTCCAGGGCACCGGCTTCAACTGGCCCCGCCCCGACCACTTCCGCATCCTCACCCTCCCGTACGCCGACGACCTGGACGCGGCGATCAGCCGGATCGGGCGGTTCCTGAGCGGGTACCGGCAGTAG